One part of the Balneolaceae bacterium genome encodes these proteins:
- a CDS encoding sigma-70 family RNA polymerase sigma factor gives MDDHSLDISSTAQEFYSYLNNYISKKVGDPHIAKDLTQEVMYRLAKADDEDRKIQNVKAWLFQTTRHVVADYYRDKNKNPVNDIRSNFSTNSTTLEAPPLSEVDFLIPMIKLLPDKYSRPLLMSDIKELPQKEIAEKLNIGLSATKMRIKRAREKLHELFTICCDIEFSSNGDFVSCTVKDHCEPLQKFREELCQENRC, from the coding sequence ATGGATGATCACTCATTGGATATCAGTAGCACGGCTCAGGAATTTTATTCTTACTTGAATAATTATATATCGAAAAAAGTAGGCGATCCCCATATTGCTAAAGATTTGACACAGGAAGTCATGTATCGACTGGCTAAAGCAGATGATGAGGATCGAAAAATCCAGAACGTAAAGGCTTGGCTTTTCCAAACAACCCGTCATGTAGTGGCCGACTACTATCGCGATAAAAATAAAAACCCTGTTAATGACATTCGTAGCAATTTTTCGACAAATTCAACCACATTAGAGGCACCTCCACTATCTGAAGTTGATTTTCTTATACCAATGATTAAGTTACTGCCAGATAAATATAGCCGTCCATTACTGATGAGTGATATTAAAGAGCTTCCTCAAAAAGAAATTGCAGAGAAGTTAAACATTGGGCTCTCGGCTACTAAAATGCGCATCAAGAGAGCACGAGAAAAACTACATGAACTATTTACTATTTGCTGTGATATAGAGTTCAGTTCAAATGGAGATTTTGTTAGCTGTACTGTCAAAGATCATTGCGAACCATTGCAGAAGTTTCGAGAAGAATTGTGTCAGGAAAATAGATGCTAA
- a CDS encoding thioredoxin family protein, which produces MSTDIKILHSSCCASGSPIKERIKKIAAENSIEISIEELSDIQETAKYGTTTFPSLVAGGEVYDYRKLSTDKEILSILNQ; this is translated from the coding sequence ATGAGTACTGACATCAAAATATTACACTCGTCTTGCTGCGCAAGCGGCTCACCTATTAAAGAACGAATCAAAAAAATTGCTGCTGAAAATAGTATAGAAATATCGATTGAAGAATTATCAGACATACAAGAAACAGCTAAATACGGTACTACAACCTTTCCCTCGCTGGTAGCAGGAGGAGAGGTTTACGACTATAGAAAGCTGTCGACTGATAAAGAAATATTGTCAATTTTGAATCAATAA
- a CDS encoding ABC transporter transmembrane domain-containing protein, translating into MPEEEKQQRSIKSLWTTLMEIFELSKPYRLRFYAATVATIIASGIWLTVPLGLRELLDAVFETGDAGLLNMLAIGLFVLFILQAVFSFAGNYHLEWVGERVITDLRKKLYQHLHRLGFRFFAERRLGEITSRLTNDVGSIRTALTDSLPQLLTISFSLIGSVSLMVMLNWRLSSVIFLTVPVVTIATRYFGKKIRELSRGIQDELADSTAVAEDALGAVRLVKAFVREDYEVDRYQNAVEKLFKTARRKVVLTQLFWSGVGIMFMTTLVIIFWYGGQEVLAGRLTAGDLVAFIIYALNISRSINQSSRLYTAVNSAAGASERIFELLDETPEIEDSPDAKPLKNVKGKVTLENLRFAYEDGRDVLKGISFEGKAGETIALVGPSGAGKTTLLNLLPRFYDPQEGSIFIDGQDIRNLKVKSLREKISIVPQEIHLFGTSIKDNILYGKLDATDEEVVKAAKDANAHEFILESENGYDSMIGERGVKLSGGQRQRLAIARAILKNPKILLLDEATSSLDSESEAQVQEALYRLMQNRTTFVIAHRLSTVQHADRILVLDEGKIVEEGTHLELIEQKGLYSHLYELQFRDLDEDSQLNMRF; encoded by the coding sequence ATGCCAGAAGAAGAAAAACAGCAGCGATCCATCAAGTCTCTTTGGACGACTCTGATGGAAATATTTGAACTCAGCAAGCCGTATCGACTTCGGTTTTATGCGGCTACTGTAGCTACGATTATTGCATCCGGAATTTGGCTGACGGTTCCACTGGGATTACGTGAACTGCTGGATGCCGTTTTTGAAACGGGTGATGCCGGCCTGCTGAATATGCTCGCTATCGGGTTATTTGTACTGTTTATTTTACAGGCTGTATTCTCATTCGCCGGGAATTACCACCTGGAGTGGGTGGGTGAACGGGTGATTACCGACCTTCGAAAGAAACTCTATCAACACCTGCACCGATTAGGATTTCGATTTTTTGCCGAGCGAAGATTAGGAGAGATCACATCACGCCTTACGAATGATGTTGGATCGATACGGACCGCGCTGACAGATTCACTCCCGCAACTGCTTACCATCTCATTTTCCCTGATTGGTTCCGTTTCATTAATGGTCATGCTGAACTGGCGGCTGAGTTCCGTCATATTCCTGACGGTTCCTGTTGTAACTATCGCCACAAGATATTTTGGAAAGAAAATTCGAGAGCTCTCGCGTGGCATCCAGGATGAACTGGCCGACTCCACCGCTGTTGCTGAAGATGCCCTCGGGGCGGTTCGTCTTGTAAAAGCATTTGTACGTGAAGACTATGAGGTAGACAGGTATCAGAATGCAGTAGAAAAACTTTTCAAAACAGCCCGGCGCAAAGTAGTCCTCACACAGCTTTTTTGGTCGGGTGTGGGAATTATGTTTATGACAACATTGGTCATCATCTTCTGGTATGGCGGACAAGAGGTTCTTGCCGGTCGCTTAACCGCGGGTGACCTCGTGGCTTTTATCATTTATGCACTCAATATTTCGAGGTCTATTAACCAGTCCTCGCGACTTTATACTGCCGTAAACTCCGCAGCCGGTGCTTCTGAACGGATTTTTGAGCTCTTGGATGAAACACCCGAAATCGAAGATTCACCTGATGCCAAGCCACTCAAAAATGTAAAGGGGAAGGTGACTCTGGAAAATCTACGATTTGCTTATGAAGATGGACGAGATGTTCTGAAAGGAATTTCGTTTGAAGGAAAAGCGGGGGAAACAATTGCTCTCGTCGGACCCAGCGGCGCGGGAAAAACAACGCTATTGAATTTACTGCCTCGATTTTATGATCCACAAGAGGGTTCTATTTTTATTGACGGACAGGATATTCGAAACCTGAAAGTAAAATCACTCCGCGAGAAAATATCCATCGTACCACAAGAGATTCACCTGTTCGGAACCAGCATCAAAGACAATATTCTGTATGGAAAACTGGATGCCACGGATGAGGAGGTAGTAAAAGCCGCAAAAGATGCCAATGCCCATGAATTTATCCTGGAATCCGAAAATGGATATGACTCCATGATCGGTGAACGGGGTGTAAAATTGAGCGGCGGCCAGCGACAACGGCTGGCCATTGCCCGTGCCATCCTTAAAAATCCCAAGATTCTATTACTGGATGAAGCCACCTCCTCCCTCGATTCCGAATCAGAAGCCCAGGTACAGGAAGCACTCTATCGGCTGATGCAAAATCGTACTACGTTTGTCATTGCACATCGTCTCTCCACCGTACAGCATGCAGATCGAATCCTTGTACTCGATGAAGGCAAAATTGTGGAAGAGGGAACTCACCTCGAATTGATCGAACAGAAAGGATTGTACAGCCATCTCTATGAACTGCAATTCCGCGATCTGGATGAGGATAGTCAGTTGAATATGAGATTTTAG
- a CDS encoding permease: MEQLTNLFSSFADYIVYNLLELEKAGLFSTALQYFITTFILISVLVILVTYIMGIVTSYLPMDKIRKYLEKYKTTGLGNIMASALGAITPFCSCSSIPLFVGMMQAKIPLGIALSFLITSPLVNEIAIALFWVTYGWKITVIYIISGILLGIFGGIILEKLGMAKYVADWLQDLDKSNTRVKEDERSFLQRIPEINAEALQTTKNLMPYIFVGIAIGAFIHGYVPQSFFEEYISESNPLAVPIAVVLAIPLYIDAVGILPIIESLIGKGVPLGTAIAFMMASIGLSLPEALLLKKVMKKKLIISFFTTIGIGMILSGYLFNLVM; the protein is encoded by the coding sequence ATGGAACAATTGACTAATCTCTTTTCGAGTTTTGCAGATTATATTGTCTATAATTTGCTCGAGTTGGAAAAAGCAGGGCTGTTTAGTACAGCCCTGCAATACTTTATCACTACATTTATTTTGATATCTGTGCTGGTAATTTTGGTTACATACATTATGGGTATTGTAACCAGCTATTTGCCAATGGATAAAATCAGGAAATATCTTGAAAAGTATAAAACAACGGGGTTGGGAAATATTATGGCCTCCGCATTAGGTGCTATTACTCCTTTCTGCTCCTGTTCTTCTATTCCATTATTCGTGGGCATGATGCAAGCAAAAATACCGCTGGGTATAGCTCTCTCATTTTTAATTACTTCTCCTTTGGTTAATGAAATAGCAATTGCATTATTTTGGGTGACTTATGGCTGGAAAATTACGGTCATCTATATTATTTCAGGAATTTTATTGGGCATATTTGGCGGTATTATATTAGAAAAGCTGGGTATGGCTAAATATGTAGCCGATTGGTTGCAGGATTTAGATAAAAGTAACACCCGGGTTAAAGAAGATGAGCGATCATTTCTTCAACGGATACCTGAAATAAATGCAGAAGCCTTACAGACAACAAAAAATTTAATGCCCTATATTTTTGTTGGAATCGCTATCGGAGCGTTTATTCATGGCTATGTTCCGCAATCCTTTTTTGAAGAATATATTTCAGAAAGTAATCCTTTAGCAGTTCCCATTGCGGTTGTTCTTGCTATTCCGCTGTATATTGATGCGGTCGGGATTCTGCCGATTATAGAATCCCTGATTGGCAAAGGAGTTCCCCTTGGTACTGCAATTGCTTTTATGATGGCTTCCATAGGCCTGTCACTTCCAGAAGCTCTTTTATTAAAAAAAGTGATGAAGAAAAAATTAATTATTTCATTTTTTACCACCATCGGAATAGGAATGATCTTGTCAGGTTATTTATTTAACCTTGTAATGTGA
- a CDS encoding type II toxin-antitoxin system Phd/YefM family antitoxin produces the protein MKTLTATQARKDIYRLLDETSETHKPIQITGKRSNAVLISEEDWRAIQETLYLTSIPGMQESIVEGINTPLEETDEELDW, from the coding sequence ATGAAAACTCTAACAGCAACACAAGCCCGAAAAGATATTTATCGATTGTTGGATGAAACTTCAGAGACTCATAAACCCATCCAAATTACCGGAAAACGATCGAATGCCGTATTAATCAGTGAAGAGGATTGGCGGGCTATTCAAGAAACTCTTTATTTGACATCTATTCCTGGAATGCAAGAGTCTATTGTTGAAGGAATAAATACACCTCTTGAAGAAACCGACGAAGAACTTGACTGGTGA
- a CDS encoding DUF433 domain-containing protein yields MKDWKQRITTNPDQCGGRPCIRGMRIRVVDVLDLLAVGLSHDQILEELPDLEKEDIEASIKYARGKIDHPVVAA; encoded by the coding sequence ATGAAAGATTGGAAACAACGCATAACGACTAATCCGGACCAATGTGGCGGCAGACCCTGCATTAGAGGAATGAGAATCCGGGTTGTGGATGTATTGGATCTGCTTGCAGTCGGTCTTAGCCACGATCAGATTTTGGAAGAGTTGCCTGATTTAGAAAAGGAAGATATTGAAGCTTCTATCAAATATGCCCGTGGTAAAATTGATCACCCGGTAGTCGCGGCATGA
- a CDS encoding ArsO family NAD(P)H-dependent flavin-containing monooxygenase encodes MKIYDTIIIGGGQAGLSVAYFLRRSDLEYLILDDHKEAGGSWLETWDSLKLFSPSEYSSLPGWQMPKSENEYPTKNEFIDYLKAYQERYDFPVQRNTYVSRVEKENGLFKIETSEGDLCTKTLVSATGTAKNPFIPDYPNRNDFKGMQIHSVTYRNPNDFKGKKVLVVGGGNSGAQILAEVSKVAKTKWVTKEPPEFLPEEIDGRYLFKQANARYLKNDTQTYKQEVSLSNIVQVESVKDGLKRDIYDAVRPFDSFYENGVVWQNGEKEGLDAVIWCTGFRPNIHHLQPINIMESNHIKTENTRSLKEPNLWLVGYGNWTGFASATIYGVGKTARATVKEIKEEFENVS; translated from the coding sequence ATGAAGATTTATGATACCATCATAATAGGTGGTGGGCAAGCGGGTTTATCTGTTGCTTATTTTTTACGAAGGAGTGATTTAGAATATCTTATTTTGGATGATCACAAAGAAGCCGGAGGTTCCTGGTTGGAAACCTGGGACAGTTTAAAATTATTTTCACCATCTGAATATAGCTCCTTACCGGGTTGGCAGATGCCAAAAAGTGAAAATGAATACCCAACCAAAAATGAGTTTATTGACTATCTGAAGGCATATCAAGAACGTTACGATTTTCCTGTTCAAAGAAATACCTATGTCAGTCGGGTAGAAAAAGAAAATGGACTTTTTAAAATTGAAACCAGTGAGGGCGATCTTTGTACCAAAACACTGGTAAGTGCCACGGGAACGGCAAAAAATCCATTTATACCCGACTATCCAAATCGCAATGATTTTAAAGGTATGCAAATACATTCAGTGACCTATAGAAATCCAAATGATTTCAAAGGTAAAAAAGTACTTGTTGTAGGAGGGGGCAACTCCGGAGCCCAAATATTAGCAGAAGTCTCTAAAGTAGCCAAGACTAAATGGGTAACGAAAGAACCACCCGAATTTCTTCCGGAAGAAATAGATGGACGTTACTTGTTTAAGCAAGCCAATGCCAGATACCTTAAGAATGATACGCAAACCTATAAGCAGGAAGTTTCATTGAGTAATATAGTGCAGGTTGAAAGCGTAAAGGACGGTTTAAAAAGAGATATTTATGACGCTGTAAGACCATTCGATTCTTTTTACGAAAATGGGGTTGTATGGCAAAACGGAGAAAAGGAAGGCTTAGATGCGGTAATTTGGTGTACCGGTTTTAGACCAAATATTCATCATTTGCAACCCATAAATATTATGGAAAGCAACCACATTAAAACCGAAAACACACGCTCTCTAAAAGAACCAAACCTTTGGTTAGTAGGCTATGGAAATTGGACAGGTTTTGCCTCTGCAACTATCTACGGCGTAGGGAAAACGGCCAGAGCAACCGTTAAAGAAATAAAAGAGGAATTTGAAAATGTTTCCTAA
- a CDS encoding DUF5615 family PIN-like protein, which yields MKIWVDAQLSPSIAAWINRTFDDIEAESVRALGLRDATDSEIFESAKKAGAVVMSKDDDFIQLIEQRGTPPKLIWITCGNTSNARMRDILSTALLKTKELLESGENIVEISDKVG from the coding sequence ATGAAAATTTGGGTTGATGCACAACTCTCTCCTTCTATTGCCGCGTGGATCAATCGCACATTTGATGATATCGAAGCAGAATCTGTACGAGCTTTGGGGCTTAGAGACGCGACTGATTCTGAAATATTTGAATCGGCAAAGAAAGCGGGTGCGGTTGTTATGAGTAAAGATGATGATTTTATCCAGCTCATTGAACAAAGGGGAACACCGCCAAAGCTTATTTGGATTACATGCGGCAACACTTCAAACGCCAGGATGAGAGATATTTTATCAACAGCACTACTTAAAACAAAAGAGCTGTTGGAAAGTGGCGAGAATATTGTTGAAATCAGCGATAAAGTAGGTTAA
- a CDS encoding NfeD family protein: protein MDADLITWIFLVGGVVLMLLEALIPGGVTFILGFSGLAVGIFRYLGFLEDPFTATFTWLFSSMALTILIRPFIKKYFPGETFSKFADEDYEAMGQIVEALEPINEFDNSGRIRYQGISWQARSMEGKIPAGTQVRIKYRENTTWIVEPVDSIDPQKTQLKDKNRN, encoded by the coding sequence ATGGATGCAGACTTGATTACGTGGATTTTTTTAGTTGGCGGAGTGGTGCTTATGCTGTTGGAGGCGTTAATTCCGGGGGGTGTAACATTTATCCTTGGATTCAGCGGACTGGCAGTCGGCATTTTTCGATATCTTGGATTTTTGGAAGATCCATTTACCGCCACATTTACATGGCTCTTCTCGTCCATGGCGTTGACTATTCTCATTCGCCCGTTCATTAAAAAGTATTTTCCGGGAGAAACCTTCTCCAAATTTGCTGATGAAGATTACGAAGCGATGGGACAGATTGTAGAGGCTTTGGAACCGATTAACGAATTTGATAACAGCGGACGAATCCGTTACCAGGGAATTTCGTGGCAGGCACGTTCGATGGAAGGAAAAATTCCTGCCGGAACGCAGGTGCGCATCAAATACAGAGAAAATACAACGTGGATTGTGGAACCGGTGGATTCGATTGATCCCCAAAAAACTCAACTCAAAGATAAAAACAGGAATTAA
- a CDS encoding stomatin-like protein, translating to MWTVLLVIIVIMYIILTRLFQIVEFREEVIQERLGKYKKTLTPGFHFLIPFVDRPAYSQEMREQVIDVPSQTCITKDNIEVTVDGLVYLKVMDSYKASYGIANYHSAAVNLAQTTMRSEIGKITLDDTFSEREMMNENIVREIDKAADPWGIKVMRYEIKNIRPSEEIVDTMEKQMEAEREKRAEITHSEGHRQARINESEGEQTSQVLVSEAERQRRINEAKGRAKEIELIATATAKGIRRVAEAIQRPGGDIAVKTKLVEQYINQFGKIIKNTNVSVLPTETANLKTFFEGVSKVSDHTKSSTNSKGGK from the coding sequence ATGTGGACAGTACTATTAGTGATTATTGTAATCATGTATATAATCTTAACCCGGTTGTTCCAGATTGTGGAGTTCCGGGAAGAGGTGATTCAGGAGAGACTTGGTAAATACAAGAAAACACTTACACCGGGCTTTCATTTTTTGATCCCATTTGTGGATCGTCCCGCCTATAGCCAGGAGATGCGCGAGCAGGTGATTGATGTTCCCAGCCAGACCTGTATCACAAAAGATAATATAGAAGTAACGGTGGACGGGCTCGTGTATCTGAAAGTGATGGATTCGTATAAAGCCAGCTATGGGATCGCAAATTATCACTCCGCCGCAGTAAACCTGGCTCAGACAACCATGCGGAGTGAGATCGGGAAAATTACACTGGATGATACCTTTTCAGAACGCGAAATGATGAATGAAAATATTGTCCGGGAGATCGATAAGGCGGCCGACCCCTGGGGAATAAAAGTGATGCGATATGAAATTAAAAATATTCGTCCTTCGGAAGAGATTGTGGATACAATGGAGAAACAGATGGAGGCCGAAAGGGAAAAACGGGCTGAGATTACTCATTCCGAGGGTCACCGGCAGGCGCGTATCAATGAATCGGAAGGAGAGCAGACCAGCCAGGTATTGGTTTCTGAAGCGGAACGACAGCGCAGAATTAATGAGGCCAAAGGCCGTGCCAAAGAGATTGAATTGATTGCCACAGCAACTGCGAAAGGTATTCGGCGAGTGGCTGAAGCTATCCAGCGGCCCGGCGGAGATATTGCGGTTAAAACAAAACTCGTGGAACAGTACATCAACCAGTTTGGCAAGATCATCAAAAATACAAATGTTTCAGTTTTGCCAACGGAAACAGCCAACCTGAAAACATTTTTTGAAGGGGTAAGCAAGGTAAGTGATCACACAAAATCGTCAACAAATTCTAAGGGAGGGAAATAA
- a CDS encoding Txe/YoeB family addiction module toxin, which produces MSNYKLVYTKQAKKDAKKAASSGLKSKIEDLLEIVKEDPFEEYPPYEKLVGNLEGAYSRRINIQHRLVYQVYEKEKIVKVIRMWTHYD; this is translated from the coding sequence GTGAGTAACTACAAACTCGTTTATACCAAACAAGCTAAGAAAGACGCCAAGAAAGCAGCTTCATCAGGATTAAAATCAAAGATCGAAGACTTATTGGAAATTGTTAAGGAAGATCCGTTTGAAGAATATCCTCCTTATGAAAAGTTAGTCGGTAATTTGGAAGGGGCTTATTCGCGGAGAATTAACATCCAACATCGCTTGGTTTATCAAGTGTATGAAAAGGAAAAAATTGTCAAGGTGATTAGAATGTGGACTCATTATGACTAA
- a CDS encoding AAA family ATPase gives MLNFISIDLENEPENSNNISSSGKLVLSNDVTFIAGPNGSGKTQILSYLSKNFSNLNSLPVGTKFRFDIQSIDDSFKKYIESKIDYDKDYFGQITEGSFINARLSETNQNLRLPDWFKTNEGKTINRSSNESDELFKLIGEARINHNTGKVVRVNDEFEIPATYFEVPSTKFLDAKRMRNISMDRQSNPQEFILKQNSNNTKPVELFSILEADPELEVEILARIEALTGVKIHIEKEGRQYNVKCSRTGREGSWNYKSEADGIISLLVLLPYLYSEIYDIIFIDEPEAHLYPGLQQTLRTLIYDACEKTGKKVVLATHSEKVVAPPMTNFRESVHVTIPHPNHHEVIQLHKAISNLGEDSSEIHQWLSEQAFGDNQDSVFSSLFASETIIVEGPFDMIFLDRIARFVGREFRAGSVAFLEAGGVGGVHRLVRLLKSMGRLTKVIVDSDITDQPGVLLNIAKEMGVSNKIIEKAVDSDLNFQELQKKCRKFDIHILSHPGIEFYYHEEDNAENLEHPSQKRTSLIRELKSLEGLGFDEVRKRYSNLIDIIESAVHRMPNEWLEAHSRETNKLLAEILHEWKLHEKENGKDRDGLIENLEPQLQRFADYEFDDEENLVLTHRFLSAVNIKLGINDNPVETNSEWIENFEI, from the coding sequence ATGCTAAATTTTATATCTATCGATCTGGAGAATGAACCAGAAAACTCAAATAACATATCATCAAGTGGAAAATTAGTACTATCGAATGATGTCACTTTTATTGCTGGACCTAATGGTTCAGGCAAGACTCAAATTTTGTCTTATTTATCCAAAAATTTCTCAAACCTTAACTCTCTCCCAGTCGGCACAAAGTTTAGATTTGATATACAAAGCATAGACGACAGTTTTAAAAAATATATTGAGTCTAAAATAGATTACGACAAGGATTATTTTGGTCAAATAACTGAAGGAAGCTTTATAAATGCCAGACTTTCAGAAACTAATCAAAACTTAAGATTACCTGACTGGTTTAAAACCAATGAGGGAAAAACAATCAATAGATCCTCGAATGAAAGTGATGAGCTATTTAAGCTTATTGGAGAAGCTAGAATTAATCATAACACTGGTAAAGTAGTAAGGGTAAATGATGAATTTGAAATACCAGCTACCTACTTTGAGGTTCCTAGCACTAAGTTTTTAGATGCTAAGCGAATGAGAAATATTTCGATGGATCGCCAATCAAATCCACAAGAGTTTATTCTAAAACAAAACTCTAATAATACTAAACCAGTTGAACTATTCTCAATTCTTGAGGCTGATCCAGAATTAGAAGTTGAAATATTAGCTAGGATTGAAGCACTTACTGGAGTTAAAATTCATATTGAAAAAGAAGGGAGACAATATAACGTAAAATGTAGTAGAACAGGTAGAGAAGGTAGTTGGAATTATAAATCCGAAGCTGATGGCATTATTAGTTTGTTGGTACTCTTACCATATCTTTATTCTGAAATCTATGATATAATATTTATTGATGAACCCGAAGCTCATTTATATCCAGGCCTTCAACAAACTCTTCGCACATTAATATACGACGCTTGTGAAAAGACGGGAAAAAAAGTGGTTTTAGCAACGCACTCTGAAAAAGTAGTTGCTCCTCCAATGACTAATTTTCGTGAATCAGTACACGTTACTATCCCCCACCCTAACCATCATGAAGTAATCCAACTTCATAAAGCAATTTCAAACCTTGGTGAGGATTCATCTGAAATACATCAGTGGCTAAGTGAGCAAGCATTTGGGGATAATCAAGATAGTGTTTTCTCTTCATTGTTTGCATCCGAAACAATTATTGTTGAAGGTCCATTTGATATGATCTTCCTAGATCGTATTGCAAGGTTTGTTGGCAGAGAATTTAGAGCAGGGTCAGTTGCTTTTTTAGAAGCTGGTGGTGTAGGCGGAGTTCACAGATTGGTAAGGCTGTTAAAGTCAATGGGCAGACTGACAAAAGTTATAGTTGATTCAGATATAACTGATCAGCCAGGTGTGCTACTAAATATTGCTAAAGAAATGGGGGTTTCTAACAAAATAATTGAAAAAGCTGTTGATTCAGACTTAAACTTCCAAGAACTACAGAAAAAATGTAGAAAGTTTGACATTCATATTCTCTCGCATCCGGGTATAGAATTTTACTATCATGAAGAAGACAATGCTGAAAATTTAGAACATCCATCTCAAAAACGGACCTCACTGATAAGAGAGTTGAAATCTTTGGAGGGTCTTGGTTTTGATGAAGTAAGAAAAAGATATAGTAATCTAATTGATATTATTGAATCAGCTGTCCATCGGATGCCAAATGAATGGTTAGAGGCACATTCAAGAGAAACAAACAAATTGCTTGCCGAAATATTACATGAGTGGAAGCTTCACGAAAAAGAAAATGGGAAAGACCGAGATGGACTTATAGAAAATCTAGAACCTCAATTACAGCGGTTTGCAGATTATGAATTTGATGATGAGGAAAATTTAGTGTTAACACATCGTTTTTTATCAGCAGTAAATATAAAATTGGGTATTAATGATAACCCTGTTGAAACTAATTCGGAATGGATTGAAAATTTTGAAATATAA
- a CDS encoding serine hydrolase, translated as MKLIIKFLLFPLILALSTNCFGQSKNNKSFPDTTWYQYSSPQQVGWSSNGITEAKNFADSLGAKAVMLIEDGAIVTKWGDNTGLAPIFSIRKSLLNALYGIYIEKGIIDTTMTLAELGIDDKQGLTKKEKSATIADLLTTSSGVYHPAAFEPPGMQKPDRGSFKPGERWYYNNWDFNVLGVIFEKLTNKKIFQVFEELIANPIQMQDYNSGWGAYHFQPERSQHPAYTIRMSARDLARFGLLYEQNGVWENKQLIPKKWIQTSISPKMTVPYGQDYSYGYLWWIYGQSILGHKTFFASGSGSQLIVVIPDLDIVYVMRASAELERGVNGLEAREILTKLLDAKNEKAISEPKIVPAKFE; from the coding sequence ATGAAATTAATCATCAAGTTTTTATTGTTTCCTTTGATTTTGGCATTGTCGACCAATTGTTTTGGCCAATCAAAAAATAACAAGTCTTTCCCAGATACAACTTGGTATCAATATTCATCTCCACAACAAGTTGGCTGGTCATCAAATGGAATTACAGAAGCAAAAAATTTTGCAGATTCTCTTGGAGCTAAAGCAGTTATGCTCATTGAAGATGGGGCAATTGTAACTAAATGGGGAGACAACACGGGATTAGCACCCATTTTTTCTATTCGCAAAAGCTTGCTCAATGCCTTATATGGAATCTATATTGAAAAAGGGATCATTGACACGACTATGACTCTTGCTGAGTTAGGAATTGATGATAAGCAAGGTCTAACCAAGAAGGAAAAATCAGCAACAATAGCTGATCTACTTACAACAAGTTCCGGTGTTTATCACCCTGCTGCATTTGAACCACCGGGTATGCAAAAACCAGATCGGGGCAGTTTCAAACCTGGTGAAAGGTGGTACTACAACAACTGGGATTTTAATGTATTGGGAGTCATTTTTGAAAAGTTAACCAATAAAAAAATATTTCAAGTTTTTGAAGAACTTATTGCCAATCCTATCCAAATGCAGGATTATAATAGCGGTTGGGGAGCTTACCATTTTCAACCAGAACGTTCACAGCATCCAGCTTATACGATACGAATGTCTGCTAGAGATCTCGCAAGGTTTGGTCTTTTATACGAACAAAACGGCGTTTGGGAAAATAAACAGCTGATTCCAAAAAAATGGATTCAAACGAGCATCTCTCCGAAAATGACTGTGCCCTATGGTCAGGATTATTCTTATGGTTATTTATGGTGGATTTATGGACAATCAATTCTGGGACATAAAACTTTTTTTGCATCCGGTAGTGGTAGTCAACTCATTGTTGTTATTCCTGATTTAGATATAGTTTACGTAATGAGAGCGTCTGCAGAATTAGAACGTGGAGTAAATGGCCTTGAGGCAAGAGAAATTCTAACTAAATTATTAGATGCAAAAAATGAAAAAGCTATTTCGGAGCCGAAAATAGTGCCAGCCAAATTTGAATAA